CCGCCCGCGAGTTGATCGATTTCGTGCAAAACCGCTTCCACGTCAAGCACCTGCGTTTTCCGGACTCCTCGGCGATTGGCCTCAAGCCCGTGTCGCGCGAGGGTACGCGCCGGCTGGTCCGCAAGGCGGCGCAGTATGCCATCGACCATGACCGCGCGACACTGACCCTGGTGCACAAGGGCAACATCATGACCTACACCGAAGGCGGTTTCCGCGATTGGGGTTATGAATTGCTGCGCGAGGAATTCGCTGCCGTGCAGATCGACGGCGGCCCGTGGTGCCGATTCCGGAACCCCCGCACAGGAAGAGAAATCGTTGCAAAAGACATCATGGTTGACGCTTTTCTGCAACAATCCATGCTGCGTCCAAGCGAGTTCGACGTCATCGCAACCATGAATTTGAACGGCGACTATATCTCTGCGGCGGTGGCGGCGCAGGTCGGCGGCATTGGCATTACGCCGGGCGCCAATATGTCGGATTCGGTGGCCATGTTCGAGGCCACGCATGGCACGGCGCCCAAATACGCCGGCAAGGACTATGTCAATCCGGGCTCGGAAATCCTGGCGGCCGCCATGATGCTGCGCCACCTGGGCTGGACGGAAGCGGCGGATCTGATTATTGCCAGTATGGAAAAAGCCATCCTGGCCAAAAAGGTCACTTTCGATTTCGCCCGTCTGTTGCCTGGCGCGGAGCAGGTTTCATGCTCCGGTTTCGGCCGGGTGATGATCGAGAATATGTAACGCCGTCCGGACCCTCGCCATCCGTCGGGGGCCGGTCCTGCGGCTCCGAAGCCGTTTCCGGTACACCGCTGTCCTGCCCGTCCCGTTGGGGATGGGCATGTCGGGCGGGGTGGCCCCTCGCGTCGTCCGCATCGTCCCCGCCAACCGGCCGCTCATCGACGTCGCCGGCATTGGCCGCATGTCCATCCACATTGCGCGCATTCGCGGCCTGTTTATCGCGGACAAGATTATCCGGCTCGTGTCCGTCGCCATCGACGGCGGGGCGCAGCGGATCGGCCACGCCGTCGCGCGCCTGGTTTTCCGCGGCGAGCGATTTGACGTATGCCACGACTTTTCTTTGCACATGCGCGGGCAGCGCATTGTAGGCAAGCAGCAAGTCCGCCAGATCGTCATCCCGGGTATAGAACCACGGCGTTGGAATGTTCAGCGCCTGGGCCAGCCTTTCGATAAGGAAAAACCCAGGCGTGTGCTTGCCACGCTCGTATTGATTCATCCGCGAGCTTGCGGACATTTCGTCCAAGCCGGCTAGCGTTCCCAACCTTTCCTGGGAAAGGCCCGCGCGTAGTCGTGCCTCTTTCAGCCTGCTGGTTAGCATGAATAGGTGCCTCGTTTACACCTGGCGATGGTGGTCCATTTTCACGGCTGACTCCCTAAGAATTTCGTAGTGGCGAAAGTATCGCCAGATTTGTAAAATGTATCTTTCTGATACGTCGCGTTTTTTGCGGGGCGTCGAAATTGTCAACTTACTCCGCTATCGATAAACATCGGGGGCCCCCTGGCGAAATTCCCAGCCGGGAACTGCAGGCAGCGCTGATGCAGCTGGAGGCGGACCTGCGCAAATTGGCCTCGACGGTGCACCTATTGTCGTCCTTCCTTGGGCAGGGCGGCGGTTTTTCGCGATTTGGCGCCGCTGGAGCGGACGACCGGATACCGGAAACCGGCCAAACCGGCGCGCGATGGCGTTTGCGGGAAGGCGGGTGGACACTCGTGTCCCCGCACGGCCAGCGCCTTGCGCTGACGACGCTGGAGCGAAAATTCATGATCGCCCTGTTCGAGGCGCCGAAGCGAAGCCTTCCGCGCAACGACGTCGGCATCCTGACCACGGGCCGGGGCGATGCGAACGGCAAGTCGACTTCTCCCCGCGGCGTGGACGTCATGGTGAGCCGGCTGCGGCGCAAGGCCCAGGCGGTGGGCATGCCCTTGCCTTTGCGGTCCGTGCGCCGCTGGGGCTATATGTTCACCGAAGAGGCGGAAGTCGAGTAGGCAGCCGCGGGGCGTGGCCGCTGGGGTAGCCGCCCGGATAGTAGTAGCTTCAGCGCGGCGTTGCCGCGATAGGACTCAGCCCGCGAAGCGATACCCGACGCCGACTTCCGTCAGCAGGTAGACCGGCTGTGCGGGATCCGTTTCCAGCTTCTGCCGCAAGTGCCCCATGTAGATCCGCAGGTAGTGATTGCTTTCCACGTGCGACGGTCCCCACACCTCGCGCAGCAGTTCCCGGTGCGTCATGACTTTGCCCCGATGCGCGATCAGCGCCGCGAGCAGGCGGTATTCCATGCCGGTCAGATGCACGTGCTGGCCGCTGCGCTGTACGACGCGGCGCGAGAAATCGACGCGGACGTCGCCGAAGACGATTTCCGCCGGATTGCCGGCGCCGCCGCGTGCGTGGCGGCGCAGCAGCACGCGCAGGCGCGCCAGCAGTTCCCCCACGCCGAAGGGCTTGACGAGATAGTCGTCCGCTCCGGCGTCCAAAGCCGCGATTTTGTCGGTCTCGGCCGTTCGCGCCGACAGCACCAGCACCGGCACCTCCGTCCATGCGCGCAGTTCGCGTATCAGCGTCATGCCGTCGCCATCGGGCAGGCCGAGGTCCAGGATGATCAGGTCCGGCTGCCGTGTGCCGGCTTCGATCAGCCCGCGCCGCACGGTCTCGGCTTCGGAGACCGCGCAGCCCTCCTCCTGCAGGGCCGTGCGGACGAAGCGGCGGATGTTCGCGTCGTCTTCGATCAGCAGAATGGCGGGATGAAAATCGAACATGTCTTCCCTGTCATGGCGTATGCGCTGGCCCGGCCGGCGCCGCAGCCGCGACGCCTTCCACCGGCGGTTCCGGAGCGATGGCGGGCGCCTGCCCCAAGGGCAGCAGGATGACGAAGCGCGCGCCGGCATAGGGCGGTTCGCCCGGCTCGACCCAGATGCGGCCTTGATGCGCCTGCATGATGGCCTGGCATACGGCCAGGCCCAGCCCTGCGCCAGGCGTGGCGGATTCCCGTTCGCCGCGTACGAACTTTTCGAAGACCGTTTTTTCCTGCCCGGCGGGGATGCCGGGTCCATCGTCGGCCACGCGCATCAGAAGATCGTGCTCGCGCGGCAGGGCGTCGATATGCACGTGGCTGCACGGGGGCGTGTACTTGGCGGCGTTCTCCAGAAGATTGCACAGCACCCGCTGCATCAGTACGCCATCGCATTCGACCAGCGGCAGATCCGAAAGCGGCGCCACGGATATGTGGTGCCGGCGCAGCGGTTCCCGCATCTCGGCGATGGCCGCGCCCACCAGTTCTTCCACCGACTGCCATTCCTTGCGCAAAGCGACTTCACGGTTCTGCAGGCGCGCCATGTCGAGCAGGTTCACCACCATGGCGTGCATGCGCCGGGTTTGCTCCCGCATGGCGAGCACGATGTCGCGCTGCCCCGGCGCCAGCGCAGCCGGATCGCGCATCAGCGTGTCAGTCATGCCGACCAGGCTGGTCAGCGGCGTGCGCAGATCGTGGGAGATGGCCGACAACAGCGAACTGCGCAGTTGTTCCGACGCCATGTTGACCAGCGCCTGTTGCGCGACCTGCACGTAGTGCACGCGTTCGATCGCGATGGCGATCAGTGTGGCGTAGGCGTCCAGGTGCGGCCGTTCCGGCGAGGTCATGAAGGCCGCGCCGCCGGGCGGCTCCAGCACCAGTACCCCGCGAGTGCGCATGGGCGCTTTCAACGGCAGATAGAGCAGCGGGCTTGCGGAC
The sequence above is a segment of the Bordetella genomosp. 9 genome. Coding sequences within it:
- the icd gene encoding NADP-dependent isocitrate dehydrogenase; its protein translation is MSYQHIQTPATGGKIAVNPDGTLNVPDQPVIPYIEGDGVGVDITPVMKAVVDAAVEKRYGGKRRIHWMEVYAGEKATRRYGPDMWLPEETLRALREYVVSIKGPLAAAPVDGGVRSLNVALRQELDLYVCLRPARYFRGVPAPLREPEKTDMVIFRENSEDIYAGIEFAAGSDAARELIDFVQNRFHVKHLRFPDSSAIGLKPVSREGTRRLVRKAAQYAIDHDRATLTLVHKGNIMTYTEGGFRDWGYELLREEFAAVQIDGGPWCRFRNPRTGREIVAKDIMVDAFLQQSMLRPSEFDVIATMNLNGDYISAAVAAQVGGIGITPGANMSDSVAMFEATHGTAPKYAGKDYVNPGSEILAAAMMLRHLGWTEAADLIIASMEKAILAKKVTFDFARLLPGAEQVSCSGFGRVMIENM
- a CDS encoding helix-turn-helix domain-containing protein, yielding MLTSRLKEARLRAGLSQERLGTLAGLDEMSASSRMNQYERGKHTPGFFLIERLAQALNIPTPWFYTRDDDLADLLLAYNALPAHVQRKVVAYVKSLAAENQARDGVADPLRPAVDGDGHEPDNLVRDKQAANARNVDGHAANAGDVDERPVGGDDADDARGHPARHAHPQRDGQDSGVPETASEPQDRPPTDGEGPDGVTYSRSSPGRNRSMKPAPRQATDGRNRK
- a CDS encoding helix-turn-helix domain-containing protein; translated protein: MSTYSAIDKHRGPPGEIPSRELQAALMQLEADLRKLASTVHLLSSFLGQGGGFSRFGAAGADDRIPETGQTGARWRLREGGWTLVSPHGQRLALTTLERKFMIALFEAPKRSLPRNDVGILTTGRGDANGKSTSPRGVDVMVSRLRRKAQAVGMPLPLRSVRRWGYMFTEEAEVE
- the kdpE gene encoding two-component system response regulator KdpE, translated to MFDFHPAILLIEDDANIRRFVRTALQEEGCAVSEAETVRRGLIEAGTRQPDLIILDLGLPDGDGMTLIRELRAWTEVPVLVLSARTAETDKIAALDAGADDYLVKPFGVGELLARLRVLLRRHARGGAGNPAEIVFGDVRVDFSRRVVQRSGQHVHLTGMEYRLLAALIAHRGKVMTHRELLREVWGPSHVESNHYLRIYMGHLRQKLETDPAQPVYLLTEVGVGYRFAG